In the genome of Girardinichthys multiradiatus isolate DD_20200921_A chromosome 7, DD_fGirMul_XY1, whole genome shotgun sequence, one region contains:
- the trpm2 gene encoding transient receptor potential cation channel subfamily M member 2, producing the protein MTEADNQSWSVNTLAISEASKHLSVSPFVQHHDLALWIKRNILKKECCFFQRDPSKDEICCCGYAKTEHTGEDIKPKDFTGETWDKHRHVHKAPTDAFGKISFDGLWQRNGKYARVSEDTRPDVLYKLLTNQWKLSPPNLLISVTGGAKNFYLKSQLKKIFHRGLIKVAQTTGAWIITGGTHTGVMRHVGKAVRDHALSNPMQGNIVAIGIATWGVIHNRDVLVHKDGCFPAKYKIETQNQGRMSCLDNNHTHFLLVDDGTNGRYGVEIELRARLEKYISAKNLGNKESGTIPVVCVVLDGGPGTLNTIYSAMLNDTPCVILEGSGRIADVIAQVSGLPISQVTTTLIQQLLKRFFGQECEQFSELNIIESTKKIQDIIRMSHLLTVFRAREDGHGDVDVAILQALLKASRTGESQGSESWKRQLGLAIAWNRVDIAETEIFTEESQWKSSDLHWAMTSALVGNNPQFVSLLLENGVCLRDFLQDDDTLCELYRQLPNCFFLYKLAQRVKRVSGSSRSRSKVLGRKVGETISLTHVSDEVRHLLGNFTKPIYPSSTMTYHLSMDTSVSVFKDQTTFQDPLREDGVEAQKDAGRDLFLWAVVQNNKELAEIAWEQCKDCMSAALAASKILKKMAEEGSDADETQDMLELASHYENHAIGVYSKCHNSDEERAQKLLVRMSPLWGKTTCLRLALEADDKNFVAQSGVQALLTQIWCGEISVVNPVWKVLVCMVFFPLIYTNFLVFRSVELIQRDNERKEELKNLEKVTGSTWRTDECCPEQNRNILGCWSKLEGLYCSPQVKFYGNIVSYFAFLLLFAVVLLIDFQSTPSTREQLLYIWLISLVCEEIRQLFHDPDGFGFCKKAKMYIHELWNLLDILSILLFCVGLGFRLTTELFYAGKIILCIDFVVFCLRLMAIFTISRTLGPKIIIVKKMMMDMFFFMFLLSIWVVAYGVAKQGILIHNDSRLDWIIRGAVYEPYLIIFGSFPENIDNAHFNIESCSMNGTDPLKPKCPVLNENQMPAFPEWLTIIMLCVYLLFANILLLNLLIAIFNFTFQEIQDNTDKIWKFQRYELIKEYHSRPAAPPPFIILSHLCLFIRNMVQCCPRISHNEFKNKLELIEDEELLSWEALMKDKYMLSARLEQSQSMERRILDTSQKVTTLTEKWESEEETTSTAVMRRLEKLEEQVTQSAKALQWIVDSLISQGVPAKETQPQSPTVPDESSNYLRNAAEKEGRFHVKSRELYYPKTKIERFPVPEEYVTWQVSFSLYMPPYYSAQDGDGHVAGSEPEDLDNYRNPGGRTGIRGRGALSRLGPNLNLDLVVTRWRDNEMSVLEYLALLKENGISLALPGGAVDSVDHLPGNLKKILRNTLFEALNVKVSEGTKVSEGYTDDCRNTDNAWVETTVLNIHLDRTSQVMVDLNNMVVSSPDSLQWQEVSSKTRLSPNQIVSLQQVAALHSRKF; encoded by the exons TATGCACGAGTGTCTGAAGACACCAGACCTGATGTGCTCTACAAGTTACTGACTAACCAGTGGAAACTATCGCCTCCCAATCTGCTCATCTCAGTGACTGGAGGGGCCAAAAACTTCTACCTGAAGTCCCAGCTGAAGAAGATTTTCCACAGAGGACTTATTAAAGTGGCCCAGACTACAg GTGCGTGGATCATCACCGGTGGTACCCACACGGGTGTGATGAGGCATGTGGGGAAGGCTGTGAGGGACCATGCCCTGAGTAACCCCATGCAGGGGAACATAGTGGCTATTGGAATAGCAACATGGGGAGTTATTCACAACAGGGACGTTCTGGTACATAAAGAT ggTTGTTTTCCAGCTAAATATAAGATTGAAACACAAAATCAGGGACGCATGTCCTGTCTCGATAACAATCATACCCACTTCCTGCTGGTTGATGATGGGACCAATGGACGCTATGGTGTGGAGATCGAGCTGCGTGCAAGACTAGAGAAATACATCTCAGCCAAAAATCTTGGAAATAAAG AGAGTGGAACCATTCCAGTGGTTTGTGTGGTATTGGATGGAGGACCGGGCACGCTCAAC ACCATCTACAGCGCCATGCTGAACGATACACCCTGTGTGATCCTGGAGGGGTCTGGGAGGATAGCAGATGTTATTGCTCAGGTGTCTGGACTGCCGATCAGCCAGGTCACCACCACCCTCATCCAGCAGCTGCTGAAGAGGTTTTTCGGTCAAGAGTGTGAACAGTTCTCAGAACTCAACATTATAGAGTCGACAAAAAAG ATTCAAGACATCATCAGGATGTCTCATTTGCTGACAGTATTCAGAGCAAGAGAGGACGGTCACGGGGATGTGGATGTGGCCATCCTTCAGGCTCTTCTCAAAG CTTCGAGGACTGGTGAATCACAGGGATCTGAGTCCTGGAAGAGGCAGCTGGGGCTGGCTATAGCATGGAATCGAGTGGACATAGCTGAGACTGAGATTTTCACAGAGGAAAGCCAGTGGAAG TCCAGCGATCTCCACTGGGCCATGACTTCAGCCCTGGTTGGCAACAACCCCCAGTTTGTGAGCTTGCTGCTGGAGAATGGTGTGTGTCTGAGGGATTTCCTGCAGGATGACGACACCCTGTGTGAGCTCTACAGACAGCTGCCCAACTGCTTTTTTCTGTACAAGCTGGCCCAGAGGGTGAAACGTGTCAGCGGCAGCAGCAGGAGCAGGAGCAAGGTACTGGGTAGGAAGGTAGGGGAAACGATCTCCCTGACTCATGTCTCTGATGAAGTGCGCCACCTGCTGggaaattttacaaaacccATCTATCCTTCATCCACCATGACGTACCACCTGTCCATGGACACCTCAGTATCT GTTTTCAAAGATCAGACAACTTTCCAGGATCCATTGAGGGAGGATGGAGTTGAGGCTCAGAAGGATGCAGGCAGAGACCTTTTCCTTTGGGCTGTTGTCCAGAACAACAAGGAGCTGGCTGAAATCGCCTGGGAGCAG TGTAAAGACTGCATGTCTGCTGCTTTGGCTGCCAGTAAGATCCTGAAGAAAATGGCAGAGGAGGGAAGTGATGCAGACGAGACTCAGGACATGCTGGAGCTCGCCAGTCATTATGAAAATCACGCGATTG GTGTGTACAGCAAGTGCCATAACAGTGATGAGGAGCGAGCCCAGAAGCTGCTGGTTCGGATGTCACCCCTTTGGGGCAAGACAACGTGCCTGAGGCTGGCGCTGGAGGCTGATGATAAAAACTTTGTGGCTCAGTCAGGTGTTCAG GCTCTTCTAACCCAAATCTGGTGCGGTGAGATTTCAGTCGTCAATCCTGTGTGGAAGGTGCTGGTCTGTATGGTCTTCTTCCCACTGATCTACACCAACTTTCTTGTTTTCAG GAGTGTTGAACTCATTCAGAGAGACAATGAGAGGAAAGAGGAGCTGAAGAATTTGGAGAAAGTGACAGGAAGCACTTGGAGGACAGATGAGTGTTGCCC TGAGCAGAATAGGAACATTCTGGGCTGCTGGTCCAAACTGGAGGGACTGTACTGCTCTCCTCAGGTCAAGTTTTACGGAAACATCGTCTCGTATTTCGCCTTCCTGTTGCTGTTTGCCGTGGTGCTGCTGATCGACTTCCAGAGTACGCCATCTACACGAGAGCAGCTGCTCTACATTTGGCTGATCTCTCTGGTGTGTGAGGAGATCAGACAG cTCTTCCATGATCCTGATGGTTTTGGGTTTTGTAAAAAAGCCAAGATGTACATTCACGAGCTGTGGAACCTTTTGGACATCCTGTCCATCCTATTGTTCTGTGTGGGACTTGGATTCAG gCTGACAACCGAGCTGTTCTACGCAGGTAAAATCATCCTGTGCATCGACTTTGTGGTGTTCTGCCTCCGCCTCATGGCCATCTTCACCATCAGTCGAACACTGGGACCTAAAATCATCATAGTCAAGAAGATG ATGATGGATATGTTCTTCTTCATGTTTCTGCTGAGCATCTGGGTTGTGGCGTACGGTGTTGCCAAACAAGGCATCCTCATCCATAATGACAGTCGGCTGGACTGGATCATCCGTGGGGCTGTTTACGAACCGTACCTTATTATATTTGGAAGTTTCCCTGAAAATATTGACA ATGCTCATTTCAACATAGAATCATGCAGCATGAATGGTACGGATCCTCTGAAGCCCAAGTGTCCTGTGCTGAATGAAAACCAAATGCCAGCATTCCCAGAGTGGCTCACTATCATCATGCTTTGCGTTTACTTGCTCTTTGCCAACATACTGCTGCTCAACCTCCTCATAGCTATCTTTAA CTTCACGTTCCAGGAAATCCAGGACAACACGGACAAGATCTGGAAGTTTCAAAGATATGAGCTGATTAAGGAGTACCACAGCCGCCCAGCAGCCCCTCCACCTTTCATAATCCTGAGTCATCTCTGCCTCTTCATCAGGAATATGGTGCAATGCTGTCCCCGCATCAGTCACAATGAGTTCA aGAATAAGCTTGAGCTGATAGAGGATGAGGAGCTGTTGTCCTGGGAGGCCTTGATGAAGGACAAATACATGCTGTCTGCTCGGCTGGAGCAGAGCCAGAGTATGGAGAGGCGCATCCTGGATACATCCCAAAA GGTTACCACCTTAACTGAAAAATGGGAGAGCGAAGAAGAAACAACCTCCACTGCAGTGATGAGGAGATTGGAAAAACTAGAGGAGCAG GTCACACAGTCAGCCAAAGCACTGCAGTGGATTGTGGACAGTCTGATATCTCAGGGTGTTCCTGCAAAAGAAACTCAACCGCAGA GCCCGACTGTTCCAGATGAGTCCTCCAACTATTTAAGGAACGCAGCTGAGAAAGAGGGCAGGTTCCACGTGAAGTCCCGTGAGCTTTACTACCCGAAGACCAAAATTGAACGCTTCCCTGTGCCAGAGGAGTACGTAACTTGGCAG GTCAGCTTCAGCTTATACATGCCGCCCTATTACAGTGCTCAAGACGGTGACGGCCATGTCGCTGG ATCTGAACCAGAAGACTTAGATAATTATAG AAACCCAGGAGGGAGGACAGGCATCAGGGGAAGAGGCGCACTCAGCCGCCTTGGTCCAAACCTGAACTTAGACCTCGTGGTTACACG GTGGAGAGACAATGAGATGTCTGTGCTGGAGTACTTGGCGCTTTTGAAGGAGAACGGGATATCTTTAGCTCTCCCTGGG GGCGCCGTTGACTCTGTGGATCACCTGCCAGGAAATCTGAAGAAAATTCTGAGAAATACGTTATTTGAAGCCCTAAACGTAAAAGTATCAGAGGGAACAAAG GTTTCTGAGGGCTACACGGATGACTGCAGGAACACAGACAACGCCTGGGTGGAAACAACGGTTCTAAATATTCACCTGGACAGAACAAGCCAAGTGATGGTGGACCTTAACAACATG GTGGTGAGCAGCCCCGACTCTCTCCAGTGGCAAGAGGTCAGCAGCAAAACCAGACTCAGTCCAAACCAAATAGTCTCGCTGCAGCAGGTGGCGGCACTTCACAGCAGGAAGTTCTGA